A genome region from Pseudodesulfovibrio alkaliphilus includes the following:
- a CDS encoding tetratricopeptide repeat protein: MTLTSLPLLAALILLAGCLAHGTVGVGAASGMGVALSSYGDFLHSGPDAAYRNNRDGLQAFLRGDYATARTRFDATLEQHPGNPDAVFYLGLTLMFLDEREQGFAVLATYREPFKTRVAQEVSWWTDYCRKRPDMSPETIRQTLVRARAEGLATERRERWERRRGL, translated from the coding sequence ATGACACTGACAAGCCTGCCCCTGCTCGCCGCCCTGATCCTGCTCGCTGGCTGCCTCGCCCATGGCACGGTGGGTGTGGGCGCGGCTTCGGGCATGGGCGTGGCCCTGAGCAGTTACGGCGACTTCCTGCACAGCGGACCGGACGCAGCCTACCGCAACAACCGTGATGGGCTGCAAGCCTTCCTCCGCGGCGACTACGCCACGGCACGCACCCGCTTCGACGCCACCCTTGAGCAGCATCCGGGCAACCCCGACGCCGTGTTCTACCTCGGACTGACCCTGATGTTCCTGGACGAGCGCGAACAGGGATTCGCGGTGCTGGCCACGTATCGCGAACCCTTCAAAACACGCGTCGCCCAGGAGGTGAGCTGGTGGACGGACTACTGCCGAAAACGGCCGGACATGTCCCCCGAGACAATCCGCCAAACCCTGGTCAGGGCCAGGGCCGAAGGACTCGCCACCGAGCGGCGGGAACGGTGGGAAAGGCGCCGGGGGCTCTGA
- a CDS encoding DUF4416 family protein, producing the protein MSTPKIPPPGLLIMSVLSARWNEVWPGLLGELETRFGPAGHVSELFPFDQTGYYDEELGTPIGRRLLAFDALRPLDELARIKLDTNAIEAAHAAGTRRCFNLDPGFLTLERLVLATGKNFSHRIYLGQGIWADLTLIWQRGRWSDFPWTFPDYAGPEMKSRLTKLRQLYKTKLNT; encoded by the coding sequence ATGAGCACCCCGAAGATTCCGCCGCCCGGCTTGCTGATCATGTCCGTGCTCAGTGCCCGCTGGAACGAGGTCTGGCCCGGCTTGCTCGGCGAGCTTGAGACGCGTTTCGGCCCGGCCGGACATGTCTCGGAGTTGTTCCCCTTTGATCAGACCGGCTATTATGACGAGGAGTTGGGCACACCCATCGGCCGACGGCTGCTCGCCTTCGATGCCCTGCGCCCCCTTGACGAGCTGGCGCGGATCAAGCTGGACACCAATGCCATTGAGGCCGCCCATGCTGCCGGGACCAGACGATGTTTCAACCTTGATCCCGGGTTTCTCACCCTGGAGCGGCTGGTGTTGGCCACGGGCAAGAATTTTTCACACCGCATCTACCTTGGCCAGGGCATCTGGGCAGACCTTACCCTGATCTGGCAGCGAGGGAGATGGTCGGATTTTCCCTGGACCTTTCCCGATTACGCGGGGCCGGAAATGAAATCGCGGCTGACAAAGTTGCGTCAGTTGTATAAAACCAAGCTCAACACATAA
- a CDS encoding tetratricopeptide repeat protein — MTYTKRLRPLALTLRAFLLSTLLLAGCAHQPKLAGNLSMTFKDYEQAVVEYQKALKEEPDSARLLTGLGRAYYNLGQYDKAEEAFRHAAGVESYPSADFYVGLCQIARGDRTGGFETLTAFRYPGRIHVTKSVRDMAARLAANPDLTDEAIARAMFRAWDEGVDRERDSGSR, encoded by the coding sequence ATGACATACACCAAACGGCTCCGTCCCCTTGCCCTGACCCTCCGGGCCTTCCTGCTCTCGACCCTGTTGCTGGCAGGATGCGCCCACCAGCCCAAACTGGCGGGCAATCTGTCCATGACCTTCAAGGATTACGAACAGGCCGTGGTGGAATACCAGAAGGCCCTCAAGGAGGAGCCAGACTCGGCCCGGCTGCTGACCGGCCTGGGCCGTGCGTACTACAACCTCGGCCAATACGACAAGGCCGAGGAGGCGTTTCGCCATGCCGCCGGGGTGGAAAGCTACCCGAGCGCCGACTTCTACGTCGGGCTCTGCCAGATCGCACGGGGCGATCGCACTGGCGGCTTCGAGACCCTGACGGCCTTCCGCTATCCCGGCAGAATCCATGTGACCAAATCGGTGCGCGACATGGCCGCTCGCCTGGCCGCCAACCCCGACCTGACCGACGAAGCCATCGCCAGAGCCATGTTCCGGGCCTGGGACGAAGGCGTGGACCGCGAGAGGGACTCCGGCTCGCGTTAA
- the mnmA gene encoding tRNA 2-thiouridine(34) synthase MnmA, producing the protein MTTAVAVSGGMDSLLALALMKERGHDVLALHGRFLPGGGGKDAAAGLNAACARLDVPFHVVDLRPQFEREVVAPFADAYRRGLTPNPCAVCNPRMKFGALFDAARALGAESLATGHYAQLVVTRDGPLLARGADPAKDQSYFLSLVGVGALRRACFPLGALFKRDVPARLAGFGLTPSLPGESQEICFVPGDDYQAFLARRGSMPGGGPILLEDDSVIGRHRGLWRHTQGQRRGLGIAWTEPLYVLHKRLADNALIVGPKTSLLVSGCVAGRVNLMTDPAGWPEEVMVQTRYRQRPRPARFAFRGDHLVIRFREPHERPAPGQVAAVYDQQGAVLGGGVIERSLERDGE; encoded by the coding sequence ATGACCACAGCCGTAGCCGTGAGCGGGGGCATGGACAGCCTGCTCGCCTTGGCCCTGATGAAGGAGCGCGGGCACGATGTGCTTGCCCTGCACGGCCGTTTTCTGCCGGGCGGCGGAGGGAAGGACGCTGCGGCCGGACTGAACGCAGCCTGTGCACGCCTGGACGTGCCCTTTCATGTGGTCGATCTGCGCCCCCAGTTCGAGCGCGAGGTGGTGGCTCCCTTTGCCGATGCCTACCGACGGGGCCTGACCCCCAATCCCTGCGCGGTCTGCAACCCGCGCATGAAGTTCGGCGCACTCTTTGACGCGGCCCGAGCCCTGGGCGCCGAGAGTCTGGCCACGGGCCACTATGCCCAACTGGTTGTGACTAGGGATGGCCCCCTGCTGGCGCGGGGAGCGGACCCGGCCAAGGACCAGAGTTACTTCCTCTCGCTGGTGGGGGTGGGGGCCTTGCGCCGTGCCTGTTTCCCCCTTGGTGCCCTGTTTAAGCGGGACGTGCCTGCGCGGCTGGCCGGATTTGGCCTGACCCCGTCCCTTCCTGGCGAAAGCCAGGAGATTTGCTTCGTGCCCGGCGACGACTATCAGGCGTTTCTGGCCCGGCGCGGTTCCATGCCCGGTGGCGGCCCCATTCTCCTTGAAGACGATTCGGTCATCGGTCGGCACAGGGGGCTTTGGCGGCACACCCAGGGGCAGCGGCGGGGGCTTGGCATTGCCTGGACCGAACCGCTCTATGTCCTCCACAAGCGTCTGGCCGACAACGCCCTGATCGTGGGGCCGAAAACGTCGCTCCTGGTGTCCGGTTGCGTGGCCGGACGGGTCAACCTCATGACCGATCCGGCGGGCTGGCCCGAAGAGGTCATGGTTCAGACGCGCTACCGCCAGCGACCGAGACCGGCCCGGTTCGCCTTCCGTGGCGACCATCTCGTGATCCGTTTTCGGGAGCCCCATGAGCGGCCGGCACCGGGGCAGGTGGCGGCGGTGTACGACCAGCAAGGGGCAGTGCTCGGCGGCGGCGTCATCGAACGCTCCCTGGAGCGGGACGGGGAGTGA
- a CDS encoding MiaB/RimO family radical SAM methylthiotransferase, translating into MIRLFTATLGCKINQYETRAIAEAWTGDGWAAETDSAGEADLILVNSCAVTANAVADLRQTVRRLNRANPEAEIIVTGCAAQVMADELAGLPGVVRVVPQADKAALLDGPGPMSDAPSAAPGTARHCGGYAPFSISGYSRARAVVKVQDGCSHHCTYCIVPLTRGPSVSRPPRDVVDEASRLLDAGFRELVVSGINLRHYGRELPGRMDFWDLLARLDRELGPRWAGRARLRISSVEPGQLDSKALDVLAASSMVCPQLHLSLQSGDRDVLRAMGRGHYDPCGAVDFLARLGRVWPVMGLGADLITGFPGEGESAFANTLALCRELPLTYAHVFPYSERPGTRAADMAGQVPVPERKERAARLRTLVARRKRTFRERLAGLPSLDVLVQDGQGNGVCEFYAGCRLTRLADGVGPRSLVRARPTGIERGVVLVEPLAERRSDAGNPAEEGLA; encoded by the coding sequence ATGATTCGATTGTTCACCGCCACCCTGGGTTGCAAGATAAACCAGTATGAGACCCGAGCCATTGCCGAGGCATGGACCGGGGACGGGTGGGCCGCGGAAACGGACTCGGCCGGGGAGGCGGACCTTATCCTGGTCAATTCCTGCGCGGTCACGGCCAATGCCGTGGCCGATCTGCGCCAGACCGTGCGCCGCCTCAACCGTGCCAACCCAGAGGCCGAAATCATCGTCACCGGCTGCGCGGCCCAGGTCATGGCCGATGAGTTGGCAGGGCTGCCCGGCGTGGTTCGGGTGGTGCCCCAGGCGGACAAGGCCGCGCTCCTGGACGGCCCCGGCCCAATGTCGGATGCGCCGTCCGCGGCGCCCGGCACGGCCCGCCACTGCGGGGGGTATGCCCCGTTTTCCATCTCAGGCTATTCCCGGGCCAGGGCCGTGGTCAAGGTCCAGGACGGCTGTTCGCACCACTGCACCTACTGCATTGTGCCCCTGACCCGTGGTCCCTCTGTCAGTCGGCCGCCCCGCGATGTGGTTGACGAAGCCTCGCGGCTGCTTGACGCCGGGTTTCGGGAACTGGTCGTCAGCGGCATCAACCTGCGTCATTACGGCCGGGAACTGCCGGGCCGCATGGATTTCTGGGATCTTCTGGCCCGGTTGGACCGGGAGCTTGGCCCGCGCTGGGCCGGTCGGGCGCGGCTGCGCATCTCGTCCGTGGAACCGGGCCAGCTTGACAGCAAGGCCCTTGATGTTCTGGCTGCATCGTCCATGGTCTGCCCCCAACTGCATCTCTCGCTGCAAAGCGGGGACCGGGACGTGCTTCGGGCCATGGGCCGGGGTCACTATGATCCTTGCGGGGCAGTGGATTTTCTCGCCCGACTGGGCCGTGTCTGGCCGGTCATGGGCCTTGGCGCTGACCTGATCACCGGATTTCCCGGTGAGGGCGAGAGCGCCTTTGCCAACACCCTGGCCCTGTGCCGGGAGCTGCCTCTGACCTATGCCCATGTCTTTCCCTATTCCGAGAGGCCGGGCACACGGGCCGCCGACATGGCCGGGCAGGTGCCCGTGCCAGAGCGCAAGGAGCGGGCCGCACGGCTGCGCACCCTGGTGGCCCGGCGCAAGCGGACATTCCGGGAGCGGCTGGCAGGGCTTCCCAGTCTCGATGTGCTGGTGCAGGACGGGCAGGGTAACGGGGTGTGCGAATTTTACGCCGGATGCCGGTTGACCCGGCTTGCCGACGGCGTCGGGCCGCGCTCTTTGGTCCGGGCGAGGCCCACGGGCATCGAGCGGGGTGTCGTTCTTGTCGAGCCGCTGGCAGAGCGCAGGAGCGACGCAGGCAACCCCGCGGAGGAGGGCTTGGCATGA